One genomic region from Cryptosporangium aurantiacum encodes:
- a CDS encoding Fic family protein — MIYTPAPLTGEDRSVLAEIHEMRRQLASVLRAPRRWQGGLRRTMLARAIRGSNSIEGYLVEEDDAAAALDDEEPLSADEQTWAEIRGYRQALGYVLQMAVDAHFEIDTSAMRSMHYMMLAHDLRKSPGRYRTGPIYVHDEKRGLVVDEGPDADRVPALMAELAESIRADADLDPLVRGAMAHLNLVMIHPFRDGNGRMARALQTLAISRQTIVEPAFSSIEEWLGHNTEDYYQALAVTGQGSWRPRSDAHLWVAFNIRAHHMQAQTVAQRLSEAADIWEELDGLVSDHRLPERVTNSLYEAVLGYRVRRSGYMKMTEVEKHTATRDLGRLAELQLLRPQGETRGRFYVAGDRLREMHTELRRRRRPLTDPYPWLLRKLVEAAPRVLNASGSLAE, encoded by the coding sequence ATGATCTACACTCCGGCACCTCTAACCGGTGAAGACCGTAGCGTGCTCGCGGAGATCCACGAGATGCGACGGCAGCTGGCGAGCGTTCTGCGCGCGCCACGCCGCTGGCAGGGAGGCCTGCGGCGCACGATGCTGGCCCGCGCGATCCGCGGATCCAACAGCATCGAGGGGTACCTCGTCGAGGAAGACGATGCGGCAGCCGCCCTGGATGACGAAGAGCCGCTGAGCGCCGACGAACAGACCTGGGCCGAAATTCGCGGATATCGCCAGGCGCTCGGCTACGTCCTCCAGATGGCGGTCGACGCGCACTTCGAAATCGACACCTCCGCGATGCGCAGCATGCACTACATGATGCTCGCGCACGACTTGCGCAAGAGCCCTGGTCGATACCGGACGGGCCCGATTTACGTCCACGACGAGAAGCGCGGGCTCGTCGTGGACGAGGGTCCGGATGCCGATCGGGTCCCTGCGCTGATGGCCGAACTCGCGGAGAGCATTCGAGCGGATGCGGATCTCGATCCCTTGGTGCGCGGCGCCATGGCGCACCTCAACCTGGTGATGATCCATCCGTTCCGCGACGGGAACGGGCGGATGGCCCGCGCCCTTCAGACCCTGGCGATCTCACGGCAGACCATCGTCGAGCCCGCGTTCTCCAGCATCGAGGAGTGGCTGGGCCACAACACAGAGGACTACTACCAGGCACTCGCCGTCACTGGCCAAGGTTCGTGGCGCCCCCGGTCCGATGCCCACCTCTGGGTTGCGTTCAACATTCGGGCCCATCACATGCAGGCCCAGACCGTCGCTCAGCGGTTGAGCGAAGCCGCCGACATCTGGGAAGAGTTGGACGGACTGGTAAGCGACCACCGCCTTCCGGAACGAGTGACCAACAGCCTCTACGAAGCGGTGCTCGGGTATCGGGTTCGGCGCTCGGGATACATGAAGATGACCGAGGTCGAAAAGCACACCGCAACGCGCGATCTGGGACGACTGGCCGAGTTGCAGCTGCTCCGCCCACAGGGCGAAACGCGGGGGCGCTTCTACGTCGCCGGCGACCGTCTCCGGGAAATGCACACGGAACTTCGTCGACGTCGTCGGCCGCTGACCGATCCGTATCCGTGGTTACTCCGAAAGCTGGTCGAGGCCGCGCCCAGGGTCCTCAACGCTTCAGGCTCGCTGGCTGAGTAG
- a CDS encoding maleylpyruvate isomerase family mycothiol-dependent enzyme yields MNWSRIGPPIDVRPLFAVERAELLAVLGTLDEEQWLAPTVCPGWSVHDLVAHVVHDYMRRLSGGRDGWSAGWIPVPDGDIAPVLNRANDEFAAALRGISPRVLIGLVAGLGPQLDDYWATRDLDAPGISVSWAAPDVPAPAWLDIAREYTEFWVHQQQIRDAVGRPGADSRQLTYPVVDAFLRALPRALADADGTSVTVAVSAPVDDAWTARRGPDGWTLARGECDAPDARVKVGPRTLWRVATRGIEPDEALENAKLEGDHELARAALTLVSIVR; encoded by the coding sequence GTGAACTGGAGCCGGATCGGGCCGCCGATCGACGTACGACCGCTCTTCGCCGTCGAACGGGCGGAGCTGCTAGCGGTGCTCGGCACGCTCGACGAGGAGCAGTGGCTGGCTCCGACGGTGTGCCCGGGCTGGAGCGTCCACGACCTCGTGGCGCATGTCGTCCACGACTACATGCGGCGGCTCTCCGGCGGGCGGGACGGCTGGTCGGCCGGCTGGATCCCGGTGCCCGATGGGGACATCGCGCCGGTGCTCAACCGGGCTAACGACGAGTTCGCCGCCGCGCTGCGCGGGATCAGCCCGCGGGTGCTGATCGGGCTGGTAGCCGGGCTCGGCCCGCAGCTCGACGACTACTGGGCCACGCGCGACCTGGACGCTCCCGGAATCTCGGTGTCGTGGGCGGCGCCGGACGTCCCGGCGCCGGCCTGGCTCGACATCGCTCGCGAGTACACCGAGTTCTGGGTGCACCAGCAGCAGATCCGGGACGCCGTCGGGCGCCCGGGCGCGGACTCGCGTCAGCTCACGTACCCGGTCGTGGACGCGTTCCTGCGTGCGCTGCCGCGTGCCCTGGCGGACGCCGACGGCACGTCGGTCACGGTGGCGGTGTCCGCTCCGGTCGACGACGCGTGGACGGCGCGCCGGGGCCCGGACGGCTGGACGCTCGCGCGGGGTGAGTGCGACGCACCGGACGCGCGCGTGAAGGTCGGGCCGAGGACGCTCTGGCGGGTCGCGACGCGCGGGATCGAGCCGGATGAGGCGCTCGAGAACGCCAAGCTCGAGGGCGATCACGAGCTCGCAAGGGCCGCCCTGACCCTGGTCTCCATAGTCCGCTGA
- a CDS encoding PPOX class F420-dependent oxidoreductase, translated as MTFTDLEVAYLRSQPIARFATVGAEEQPDAVPVAVEFDGSVFWVGGTGEAVLATRKMRNVRAGRRKVALIFDDVVSFDPFIVRVLRVYGVADGPVERTGMVGPGYFLRITPTVSWSWNLDGEPEPAGENWYEARRTVH; from the coding sequence ATGACGTTCACCGATCTGGAAGTCGCCTACCTGCGGTCACAGCCGATCGCCCGGTTCGCCACGGTCGGCGCGGAGGAGCAGCCCGACGCCGTCCCCGTGGCCGTGGAGTTCGACGGTTCGGTCTTCTGGGTCGGCGGCACCGGCGAGGCCGTGCTGGCGACGCGGAAGATGCGGAACGTACGGGCGGGCCGGCGCAAGGTCGCGTTGATCTTCGACGACGTCGTGTCGTTCGACCCGTTCATCGTCCGAGTGTTGCGTGTGTACGGCGTCGCGGACGGGCCCGTCGAGCGAACCGGCATGGTCGGTCCCGGTTACTTCCTCCGGATCACCCCGACCGTGTCGTGGAGCTGGAATCTCGACGGGGAGCCCGAACCGGCGGGAGAAAACTGGTACGAGGCTCGTCGTACCGTGCATTAG
- a CDS encoding SAM-dependent methyltransferase, translating into MADQDRAAPTGIDVTKPSIARAYDVVLGGKDNFEIDRAVVGEMLKIVPQLPEVAAYNRQILKRGVRFLVEEAGIRQFMDLGSGLPTQENTHQIAQASAPESRVVYVDNDPIVLAHGRAILAENDNTSVVTADLRDPETVLANAEVNRLIDFSQPVGVLLVGILHHLHDGEDPQGVAKAYMDAVPSGSYLFMTSFCASFPEAAALEETYLSVLGTGRFRSLEELQGFFGDLEMVPPGLVSLPEWRPDEPIVEELTVAERLMAGGIARKR; encoded by the coding sequence ATGGCCGACCAGGACCGAGCAGCTCCCACCGGCATCGACGTCACGAAACCCAGCATCGCGCGGGCCTACGACGTCGTCCTCGGAGGTAAGGACAACTTCGAGATCGACCGTGCCGTGGTCGGCGAAATGCTCAAGATCGTGCCGCAGCTGCCCGAGGTAGCCGCCTATAACCGGCAGATCCTCAAGCGCGGCGTCCGTTTTCTCGTCGAAGAAGCCGGCATCCGGCAGTTCATGGACCTCGGCTCCGGATTACCGACGCAGGAGAACACCCACCAGATCGCCCAGGCTTCGGCGCCGGAGTCCCGCGTCGTCTACGTCGACAACGACCCGATCGTTCTCGCCCACGGCCGGGCCATCCTCGCTGAGAACGACAACACGAGCGTGGTCACCGCCGACCTGCGGGACCCGGAGACCGTCCTCGCCAACGCCGAGGTGAACCGCCTCATCGACTTCTCGCAGCCGGTAGGTGTCCTGCTCGTCGGCATCCTGCACCACCTGCACGACGGCGAGGACCCGCAGGGCGTCGCCAAGGCCTACATGGACGCCGTGCCGTCCGGCAGCTACCTGTTCATGACCAGCTTCTGCGCGTCGTTCCCGGAGGCCGCCGCGCTCGAGGAGACGTACCTCAGCGTGCTGGGCACCGGTCGATTCCGCTCGCTGGAGGAGCTGCAGGGCTTCTTCGGTGACCTCGAGATGGTCCCGCCGGGCTTGGTGTCGCTGCCGGAGTGGCGGCCGGACGAGCCGATCGTCGAGGAGCTGACCGTCGCCGAGCGTCTGATGGCCGGAGGCATCGCCCGGAAGCGCTGA
- a CDS encoding DMT family transporter has translation MSSRSSFALLVAAGVCWGTGGVTGRALTEVGHVSAPAVAAYRLLLGGGLLVAVLLVVGRMPRGSRAWRRIGAVAALAAAFQACYFGAVAISSVTVATLIAIGSAPILVVVSDALSTRRLPTSADVRPVATGVLGLALLVGAPTGQPLGATLAGAALSVLAGAGFALLTLLGRRPVPELDEATSTGYGFLLGGTGLAVAAGTTAGIGVDLSLASAALLFLLATVPTAVAYLLYFRGLRGSSAATATVVALLEPLTAAALAVTLLGECLSLSAAAGAALLLASVVDVGVFGGERSGRSRADRAAR, from the coding sequence TTGTCTTCTCGTTCTTCCTTCGCCCTGCTCGTCGCTGCCGGTGTCTGCTGGGGCACCGGCGGTGTGACCGGCCGCGCCCTCACCGAGGTCGGCCACGTGTCCGCGCCTGCCGTCGCCGCCTACCGGCTCCTGCTCGGCGGCGGGCTCCTCGTCGCTGTTCTGCTGGTCGTCGGCCGGATGCCGCGCGGTTCCCGCGCGTGGCGCCGGATCGGCGCGGTCGCGGCTCTCGCCGCGGCCTTCCAGGCCTGCTACTTCGGGGCGGTGGCGATCAGCTCGGTCACCGTTGCGACGCTGATCGCGATCGGCTCCGCGCCGATCCTCGTTGTGGTGTCCGACGCGCTGTCCACGCGTCGCCTTCCTACTTCAGCGGACGTTCGACCGGTGGCCACCGGCGTTCTCGGCCTCGCTCTGCTCGTCGGCGCGCCGACCGGCCAACCGCTCGGGGCGACGCTCGCGGGCGCCGCGCTCAGCGTGCTCGCCGGTGCCGGGTTCGCACTGCTCACGCTGCTCGGCCGGCGGCCCGTCCCGGAGCTGGACGAGGCCACCTCGACCGGTTACGGCTTCCTGCTGGGTGGCACCGGACTCGCCGTCGCTGCCGGCACCACCGCGGGCATCGGCGTCGACCTCTCGCTCGCCTCGGCCGCGCTGTTGTTCCTGCTCGCCACCGTCCCGACGGCGGTGGCGTACCTGCTGTACTTCCGGGGACTGCGCGGTAGCAGCGCGGCGACCGCGACCGTCGTCGCGCTGCTGGAACCGCTGACCGCCGCGGCCCTGGCCGTCACCCTGCTCGGCGAATGTCTGAGCCTGTCCGCCGCGGCCGGAGCGGCCCTTCTCCTGGCGTCCGTAGTGGATGTCGGAGTGTTCGGAGGAGAACGTTCGGGGCGTTCTCGGGCCGATCGAGCCGCGCGGTGA
- a CDS encoding DinB family protein yields the protein MSPHVLDQPLREQFDAFLDEHRDALNGCLEGLTEEQARRSLVPSRTTLLGLVKHATFVEKVWFDEAVTCRSRAEIGIPRTPDESFVLDDADTIASIRLAHREACEASRRAASALALDDVVHGNHRGPLPMRWVYLHVLRELAQHCGHADILREQILSS from the coding sequence ATGTCTCCCCACGTCCTCGACCAGCCGTTGCGCGAGCAGTTCGACGCGTTCCTCGACGAGCACCGCGACGCACTGAACGGTTGCCTCGAGGGCCTCACCGAGGAGCAGGCGCGCCGCTCGTTGGTGCCGTCCCGGACGACGTTGCTGGGCCTGGTGAAACACGCGACGTTCGTCGAGAAGGTCTGGTTCGACGAGGCCGTCACGTGCCGGTCGCGGGCCGAGATCGGCATCCCCAGGACGCCCGACGAGTCGTTCGTCCTCGACGACGCCGACACGATCGCGAGCATCCGGCTGGCCCACCGCGAGGCCTGCGAGGCGTCGCGCCGGGCGGCGTCGGCCCTGGCGCTGGACGACGTCGTGCACGGCAACCATCGGGGGCCGCTCCCGATGCGCTGGGTCTACCTGCACGTCCTGCGCGAGCTGGCACAACACTGTGGCCACGCCGACATCCTGCGCGAGCAAATCCTTAGCTCGTAG
- a CDS encoding helix-turn-helix transcriptional regulator, translating to MLETSARLLRLLSLLQQQQDWSGPQLAERLGVTVRTVRRDVDRLRELGYPVHATIGNVGGYRLGAGTRMPPLLLDDEEAVAVAIGLSTAANGTVEGIEETSMRALSKLEQILPPRLRHRVSSLSAATVAANRPGAVVSAELMTTLAGACRDHQRLRIDYRSHDGTETIRLVEPHKLVHAGRRWYLVAFDVDRDDWRTFRVDRLRPWTPPGPRFTPRTPPDENIGAYASWAVGVQQYRYQGRFTMHAPADQVAARVPADTGLIEAIDENTCTLRSGSNSLDGLALHVTLLGFEFTVHEPPELVERFRTLHGRMGRAVES from the coding sequence ATGTTGGAAACTTCCGCGCGCCTGCTTCGCCTGCTGTCGTTGCTCCAGCAGCAACAGGACTGGTCCGGCCCGCAGCTGGCCGAGCGGCTCGGTGTCACCGTGCGGACGGTCCGCCGGGACGTCGATCGGCTCCGCGAGCTGGGTTATCCCGTGCACGCGACGATCGGCAACGTCGGCGGCTACCGGCTGGGCGCGGGCACGCGGATGCCGCCGCTGCTGCTCGATGACGAAGAAGCCGTCGCGGTGGCGATCGGGCTGAGCACCGCGGCGAACGGCACCGTCGAAGGCATCGAGGAAACCTCGATGCGCGCGCTGTCGAAGCTCGAACAGATCCTGCCGCCGCGTCTGCGCCACCGCGTCTCGTCGCTGAGCGCGGCCACGGTCGCGGCCAACCGACCCGGTGCGGTGGTGTCCGCCGAACTGATGACGACGCTCGCCGGCGCCTGCCGCGACCACCAGCGGCTCCGCATCGACTACCGCAGCCACGACGGCACCGAGACGATCCGCCTGGTCGAGCCGCACAAGCTCGTCCACGCCGGTCGGCGCTGGTACCTGGTGGCGTTCGACGTCGACCGCGACGACTGGCGCACGTTCCGCGTCGACCGCCTCCGGCCCTGGACGCCGCCCGGCCCGCGGTTCACCCCGCGGACGCCGCCGGACGAGAACATCGGCGCATACGCGTCCTGGGCGGTCGGCGTCCAGCAGTACCGCTACCAGGGCCGGTTCACGATGCACGCGCCCGCCGACCAGGTTGCGGCACGCGTCCCGGCCGACACCGGGCTGATCGAGGCGATCGACGAGAACACCTGCACGCTGCGGTCCGGGTCGAACTCGCTGGACGGGCTGGCGCTGCACGTGACGCTCCTCGGCTTCGAGTTCACCGTGCACGAGCCGCCCGAACTCGTCGAACGGTTCCGCACGCTGCACGGCCGAATGGGCCGCGCCGTGGAGAGCTGA
- a CDS encoding epoxide hydrolase family protein, whose product MTITPFRIDVPQSELDDLAQRLRNLRWPTQVPDVGWSRGVPTAWVAELVEQWTTSYDWRAIERRLNEHPQFTTEIDGQRIHFLHIRSPHEDALPLILLHGWPGSVVEFLDVIEPLINSDEPFHLVIPSHPNFGFTGAAGVGWDARRIATAYAELMARLGYERYGVQGGDFGAIIGPDLGRVAPERVVGVHVNAATVGFIPFDETPTDVSESEAVRLQRLQQFMADGNGYFQVQATRPHTLGFALADSPVGQLAWIGEKFHDWAHPAGSIAATHVLDHATLYWLTNTGASSAQMYYESMHSKDWPTPSTVPTGVANFAEDIAIRRYAEPLNTIVHWEEYEEGGHFAALEVPEVFVAEVRAFFRTVR is encoded by the coding sequence ATGACGATCACACCGTTTCGCATCGACGTCCCGCAGTCCGAACTGGACGACCTCGCTCAGCGTCTGCGTAACCTCCGGTGGCCGACCCAGGTCCCGGATGTCGGCTGGTCGCGCGGCGTCCCGACCGCCTGGGTAGCGGAGCTCGTCGAGCAGTGGACGACGTCCTACGACTGGCGGGCGATCGAACGGCGGCTCAACGAACACCCCCAGTTCACTACCGAGATCGACGGGCAGCGGATCCATTTCCTGCACATTCGTTCACCGCACGAGGACGCGCTCCCGCTGATCCTGCTGCACGGCTGGCCCGGGTCCGTGGTGGAGTTCCTGGACGTCATCGAGCCGTTGATCAACTCGGACGAGCCGTTTCACCTGGTGATCCCGTCGCACCCGAACTTCGGCTTCACCGGAGCGGCCGGCGTCGGCTGGGACGCCCGCCGAATCGCCACCGCCTACGCCGAGCTGATGGCACGGCTGGGCTACGAGCGGTACGGCGTCCAGGGCGGCGACTTCGGCGCGATCATCGGCCCGGACCTGGGCCGCGTCGCTCCCGAGCGCGTGGTGGGCGTGCACGTGAACGCGGCGACGGTCGGGTTCATCCCGTTCGACGAGACCCCGACCGACGTCTCCGAGTCCGAGGCCGTGCGCCTGCAGCGCCTGCAGCAGTTCATGGCCGACGGCAACGGCTACTTCCAGGTCCAGGCCACCCGGCCGCACACGCTCGGCTTCGCGCTGGCCGACTCCCCGGTCGGGCAGCTGGCGTGGATCGGCGAGAAGTTCCACGACTGGGCCCACCCGGCCGGCTCGATCGCCGCGACCCACGTCCTCGACCACGCGACGCTGTACTGGCTGACGAATACCGGAGCGTCGTCGGCCCAGATGTACTACGAGTCGATGCACAGCAAGGACTGGCCGACGCCGTCGACGGTGCCGACCGGGGTGGCCAACTTCGCCGAGGACATCGCGATCCGGCGGTACGCCGAGCCGCTGAACACGATCGTCCACTGGGAGGAGTACGAGGAGGGCGGGCACTTCGCGGCGCTGGAGGTGCCGGAGGTGTTCGTCGCGGAGGTCCGGGCGTTCTTCCGGACCGTGCGCTGA
- a CDS encoding winged helix-turn-helix transcriptional regulator, whose amino-acid sequence MRQTLDPTMFDGCAEPTSIPVRVGDKWTAQILVCLKDAPRRFNELRRPLKRLTPKVLSESLRSLERNGFVSRTVYGEQPPHVEYALTPLGRSLLEPLAVACAWSREHGEELTRARAAYEAGGRTAPE is encoded by the coding sequence GTGCGGCAGACACTCGACCCGACCATGTTCGACGGCTGCGCAGAGCCGACGTCAATACCCGTGCGGGTGGGCGACAAGTGGACCGCGCAGATCCTGGTCTGCTTGAAGGACGCTCCGCGGCGTTTCAACGAGCTGCGCCGGCCGCTCAAGCGCCTGACGCCGAAGGTGCTGAGCGAGTCGTTGCGCTCGCTGGAGCGCAACGGGTTTGTCAGCCGCACCGTGTACGGCGAGCAGCCGCCGCACGTGGAGTACGCGCTGACGCCGCTCGGCCGGTCGCTGCTGGAGCCGCTCGCGGTGGCCTGCGCCTGGAGTCGGGAGCACGGCGAGGAGCTGACCCGGGCACGCGCGGCCTACGAAGCGGGTGGACGTACCGCCCCGGAGTGA
- a CDS encoding NAD(P)-dependent oxidoreductase, with product MRIVVFGAGGRAGRRVVEYANERGHEVTPVVRDRSRYPGDGAVEGDVTDPSRVAELVDGQDAVVMTAVRLDVPAVEFFSQAARSLTAARPRRLLAAGIGTTLDAAPGVPVHDTPGFPAEHRAFSLGHVAQLDAFRAAPPEVDWVVLAPPPVMLTDEPAGGPSVTGGTAVLPGTTFSYGDLAAALVTEAEEPRYHRQLVAVARGY from the coding sequence ATGAGAATCGTGGTTTTCGGAGCAGGCGGACGAGCCGGGCGTCGAGTGGTCGAGTACGCGAACGAGCGGGGGCACGAGGTGACGCCGGTCGTCCGGGACCGGTCCCGGTACCCGGGCGACGGTGCGGTCGAGGGTGACGTCACCGACCCGTCGAGGGTGGCCGAGCTGGTCGACGGCCAGGACGCCGTCGTCATGACCGCGGTCCGGCTGGACGTCCCCGCCGTCGAATTCTTCTCCCAGGCGGCCCGGTCGTTGACCGCTGCACGTCCGCGACGGTTGCTCGCCGCCGGCATCGGGACGACGCTCGACGCCGCGCCGGGGGTGCCGGTCCACGACACGCCGGGCTTCCCGGCCGAGCACCGCGCGTTCTCCCTCGGCCACGTCGCCCAGCTGGACGCGTTCCGCGCGGCGCCGCCGGAGGTGGACTGGGTCGTCCTGGCCCCACCCCCGGTGATGCTGACCGACGAGCCGGCGGGTGGCCCGTCCGTCACCGGTGGAACCGCAGTACTGCCCGGGACGACGTTCTCCTACGGCGACCTGGCGGCGGCGCTCGTGACCGAGGCGGAGGAGCCCCGGTATCACCGCCAGTTGGTCGCCGTCGCCCGCGGATATTGA
- a CDS encoding GNAT family N-acetyltransferase: protein MSTLPLRFRPVAEGDLALFQQLRTDPEFAGLDWSGFLDPGQPRRRFDQDGYLGADDGWLVVDADDGTTVALVNWRRGILASTGAHWEIGIVVLTTWRGRGIGWRAQAMLCDYLFRHTPVQRIQAGTHPENIAEQKALVKAGFQLEGVLRACEFRDGEWRDGLLYSRLRSDPAPAID from the coding sequence GTGAGCACACTGCCCTTACGTTTCCGGCCGGTCGCCGAAGGTGACCTGGCGCTCTTCCAACAGCTCCGGACCGATCCGGAATTCGCCGGGTTGGACTGGAGCGGTTTCCTTGACCCGGGCCAGCCCCGGCGGCGGTTCGACCAGGACGGTTACCTCGGCGCGGATGACGGCTGGCTGGTGGTCGACGCGGACGACGGGACGACCGTGGCCCTGGTGAACTGGCGGCGCGGAATCCTCGCCAGCACCGGAGCGCACTGGGAGATCGGGATCGTCGTGCTGACGACCTGGCGGGGTCGGGGCATCGGCTGGCGAGCCCAGGCCATGCTGTGCGACTACCTGTTCCGCCACACGCCGGTGCAGCGGATCCAGGCCGGCACCCACCCCGAGAACATCGCCGAGCAGAAGGCGCTGGTGAAGGCCGGTTTCCAGCTGGAGGGTGTGCTCCGCGCCTGCGAGTTCCGCGACGGCGAATGGCGCGACGGCCTGCTCTACAGCCGCCTCCGCTCCGACCCCGCACCGGCCATCGACTGA
- a CDS encoding TetR/AcrR family transcriptional regulator: MPRPRSLTTDQLASAALAVTDRAGLAGLSMRTVAGELGMSTMGLYRYVADRDELERLVVDHVFDTVATGPPPADLPWEDRVTDVVVRVRDAFAAHPAVVALTLVHRHQSPGVLRWGETLLAVLTDAGFADRQRLVAVRALFSYLVGALQLEHLGPLAGPGTEALAHLPPNEFPYTADNARLARSLGPDEEFTEGLRLLLRGMIEP; the protein is encoded by the coding sequence ATGCCTCGACCACGTTCACTCACCACCGACCAACTCGCGTCCGCCGCACTAGCCGTCACCGACCGCGCCGGGCTGGCTGGGCTCTCCATGCGCACGGTCGCCGGCGAGCTCGGCATGAGCACGATGGGTCTCTACCGGTACGTCGCCGACCGGGACGAACTCGAACGGCTCGTCGTCGACCACGTCTTCGACACCGTCGCGACCGGACCGCCGCCCGCGGACTTGCCGTGGGAGGACCGGGTGACGGACGTCGTCGTACGGGTCCGAGACGCGTTCGCCGCCCACCCGGCGGTGGTCGCGCTCACGCTCGTCCATCGGCATCAGTCGCCCGGGGTGCTGCGGTGGGGCGAGACGCTCCTCGCGGTGCTCACCGACGCCGGTTTTGCCGACCGGCAGCGGCTCGTCGCGGTCCGCGCGCTGTTCAGCTACCTCGTCGGCGCGCTGCAACTCGAACACCTCGGACCGCTGGCCGGACCGGGCACCGAGGCACTGGCCCACCTGCCACCGAACGAATTCCCGTACACCGCCGACAACGCGCGGCTCGCCAGGAGCCTGGGCCCGGACGAGGAGTTCACCGAGGGCCTGCGCCTATTGCTCCGCGGGATGATCGAACCGTGA
- a CDS encoding peroxiredoxin-like family protein, which translates to MKHVPIRELRPVNGAPLRVPLAGKHVHLQFRRFAGCPVCNLHLRTIVQRHDEIVANGVQEVVVFHSPADELREHTADLPFPAVADPDKHLYREFGVESGRRALLDPRVWTTIVRAVVRGLVARERLPSPTQPNGRLGLPGDFLIAPDGTVVAQKYGEHAYDQWSVDELLAIVKGLPAGVR; encoded by the coding sequence ATGAAGCACGTGCCTATCCGTGAACTTCGGCCGGTGAACGGCGCGCCGCTCCGCGTGCCCCTCGCCGGAAAACACGTCCATCTGCAGTTCCGGCGGTTCGCCGGATGCCCCGTCTGCAACCTGCACTTACGGACGATCGTCCAGCGCCACGACGAGATCGTGGCCAACGGCGTCCAGGAAGTCGTGGTGTTCCATTCGCCCGCCGACGAACTGCGGGAACACACCGCGGACCTGCCGTTCCCTGCGGTCGCCGACCCGGACAAGCACCTCTACCGCGAGTTCGGCGTGGAGTCCGGACGCCGGGCCCTGCTGGACCCACGGGTATGGACGACGATCGTGCGAGCCGTCGTCCGCGGTCTGGTGGCCCGTGAGCGCCTACCGTCGCCCACCCAGCCCAATGGCCGTCTCGGCCTGCCCGGCGACTTCCTGATCGCCCCCGACGGCACCGTCGTCGCGCAGAAGTACGGCGAGCACGCCTACGACCAGTGGTCGGTCGACGAGCTCCTGGCCATCGTCAAGGGACTCCCGGCGGGTGTCCGATGA
- a CDS encoding GNAT family N-acetyltransferase, with translation MSDVRRATEEDAEAVFVLAAEMAVSFTVEREAFGRGLSSVLNTAGAHLLVVGAVEGYLLGFVHPTFYANGPVGWVEEIAVRHDRRRHGLGARLMAAFEDLARSEGCVLTALATRRAADFYAALGYQAGAEYFSKRL, from the coding sequence ATGAGTGACGTCCGCCGAGCCACCGAGGAGGACGCCGAGGCGGTCTTCGTGTTGGCCGCGGAGATGGCGGTCAGCTTCACGGTGGAGCGGGAGGCGTTCGGGCGCGGTCTGTCCTCGGTCCTGAACACCGCAGGGGCGCACCTGCTCGTCGTCGGCGCCGTTGAGGGGTACCTGCTCGGCTTCGTCCACCCGACGTTCTACGCGAACGGTCCGGTGGGCTGGGTCGAGGAGATCGCCGTGCGGCACGACCGGCGACGCCACGGGCTGGGCGCCCGGCTGATGGCAGCGTTCGAGGATTTGGCGCGCTCCGAGGGGTGCGTGCTCACCGCGCTCGCGACGCGACGCGCCGCCGATTTCTACGCGGCCCTCGGGTACCAGGCCGGCGCCGAGTACTTCAGCAAGCGGCTCTGA